A segment of the Leptolyngbya sp. NIES-3755 genome:
TTCCGCGTATGTGCATATCCCGTTCTGTCGAAGGCGCTGTTTCTACTGCGATTTTCCAATCTCTGTAGTCGGGGATCAGCGCAACGGTAGTAATTCTGGAACGATCGCTCAATATGTTGAAAAGCTCTGTGAAGAGATTGAGCGATCGGATAATTTTGGTGAACCGTTAAGAACTGTATTTTTTGGTGGAGGAACCCCCTCGCTTTTATCAGTTTCACAATTTCAGCAGATTTTAGAAACGCTCGATCGACAATTCGGTATTCTTCCAAACGCAGAAATCTCGATGGAGATCGATCCCGGCACATTCGACTTAGCTCAAATCAAAGGCTTCAAATCAGCAGGAGCAAATCGAATTAGTTTAGGAGTCCAAGCGTTTCAATCTGAAATTCTTAAAGCTTGTGGCAGAACTCATGTTGTAGAAGATATTTATAGTTCGATCGACTTAATTCACCAAGCAGGCATTGAGAATTACAGCTTGGATTTGATTTCAGGACTGCCGCATCAAACGATCGAGATTTGGCAAGAATCACTCGAAAAAGCGATCGCACTTTCTCCGACGCATTTATCGATTTACGATTTAACGATCGAGCCTCAAACACCATTTGGCAAACAGTTGAAACCTGGAGAGAAACCTTTACCTTCAGATGAACTCACTGCTGATCTTTATCGAATCGCTCAACGAACTTTAACTGATACTGGCTATGAGCATTACGAGATTTCTAACTACGCGAAACCCGGTTATCAATGTCAACACAATCGCGTTTATTGGGAGAATCGATCGTTTTATGGATTTGGCATGGGAGCGACCAGTTATCTAAGTGGTCATCGCCTTTCCAGACCCCGAAAACTCCGAGAGTATTACGATTGGATCAGAGAATCGTATTCAATTAAGCTTGAGCAAGCATCACAGATTGAGTATTTATTAGATAGTTTGATGACCGGATTGCGATTGAAAGAAGGGATTGATTTAGAACAATTAACCGAGCGATTTGGAAAAAATGCGATCGCCAAAATTCTAGACTGCTTAAAACCCTACGAAAAAGCCTTCTGGGTTGTCATCACACCGGAGAGAATTCGGCTAACTGATCCAGAAGGCTTCTTGTTTTCAAATGTAATTCTGACAAAACTATTTGCCAC
Coding sequences within it:
- a CDS encoding oxygen-independent coproporphyrinogen III oxidase (similar to AA sequence:cyanobase_aa:LBDG_52990), with product MEFNSPSSAYVHIPFCRRRCFYCDFPISVVGDQRNGSNSGTIAQYVEKLCEEIERSDNFGEPLRTVFFGGGTPSLLSVSQFQQILETLDRQFGILPNAEISMEIDPGTFDLAQIKGFKSAGANRISLGVQAFQSEILKACGRTHVVEDIYSSIDLIHQAGIENYSLDLISGLPHQTIEIWQESLEKAIALSPTHLSIYDLTIEPQTPFGKQLKPGEKPLPSDELTADLYRIAQRTLTDTGYEHYEISNYAKPGYQCQHNRVYWENRSFYGFGMGATSYLSGHRLSRPRKLREYYDWIRESYSIKLEQASQIEYLLDSLMTGLRLKEGIDLEQLTERFGKNAIAKILDCLKPYEKAFWVVITPERIRLTDPEGFLFSNVILTKLFATFED